Proteins from a genomic interval of Gossypium hirsutum isolate 1008001.06 chromosome A09, Gossypium_hirsutum_v2.1, whole genome shotgun sequence:
- the LOC107935726 gene encoding probable serine/threonine protein kinase IRE: MSSAENNQDPTPAATKKILTSSSSTTKLRKIPGIPIQRSWREPAEKSDDSRSSGDGDGDGYEVEEDVGDYGLGRFAYGKSEPLELNVSQDDDSIILASTLGLNRIRTRSSPLPSPLRCSSSSRNPSNIGDVGSKKGNVAKEKLRAGVEACTSQLPNLNPIHQGKKSPWNQSKSLRAPSPLSTESPRFQAVLRVTSGRRKKAPDVKSFSHELNSKGVRPFPLKKSRVLGHMEEVLLATRMKFDRLKEEVNSDLGVFAGDLVDKLEKTSDSHPEWKESLEDLLVVAQRCAKMPACEFWVKCEGIVQNLDDRRQELSMGVPKQLHTRLLFILTRCTRLVQFHKESGYEDDHILGLHQLSDLGVYPEQMFEFARKDTSDQLDGKEVSEKQRKKAQGKEKSKQDQVGQNLSTANVIAEVETAKSVDSTSSSYRMSSWKKLPSAADKNRKGQDTPDSNSKNRAEQSQAKDETPRMEPLQTPSGYPQSSRTPKTSWPLWGDHQSVTYENSMICRICEVEIPVVHVEEHSRICTIADRCDLKGLTVNERIERVAETLDKILDSWTPKSTPKSIDTPRESFEATRVYTSSIHEDTDDFSPKHSNHSRQCSDDMLDCVPDVDNAFLMEHMNALHDVSCETHLNLSTLDLCTKASSGGSLTPRSPLLTPRTSQIELLLSGRRRIAELENHQQIQKLLDIARSVENANDCDYNTLEFMLERLDELKYAIQDRKADALVVETFGRRIEKLLQEKYVQLCGQIEDEKVDSSNHVADEDSSVDDDTLRSLRASPINPCAKDRTSIEDFEIIKPISRGAFGRVFLARKRATGDLFAIKVLKKADMIRKNAVESILAERNILISVRNPFVVRFFYSFTCRENLYLVMEYLNGGDLYSLLRNLGCLDEDMGRVYIAEVVLALEYLHSLNVIHRDLKPDNLLIGQDGHIKLTDFGLSKVGLINSTDDLSGPSFGSSGLMEDDEHKEQISPKRERRQKHSVVGTPDYLAPEILLGMGHGATADWWSVGIILFELLVGLPPFNAETPPLIFDNIMNRNIPWPKVPEEMSYEAYDLIDKLLTENPVQRLGATGASEVKQHVFFKDINWSTLARQKAMFIPSTEAHDTSYFMSRYIWNAEDEQVHGSSDCDDLTDTCSSGSLSNVQDEDGDECGSLTDFSAPALAVKYSFSNFSYKNLSQLASINYDLVVKNAKESAEAPKPSGP, translated from the exons ATGTCGTCGGCGGAAAATAACCAGGATCCAACGCCGGCAGCGACGAAAAAGATATTGACGTCATCATCATCAACGACGAAGCTTCGTAAGATCCCTGGGATCCCTATCCAGCGGTCGTGGCGCGAACCTGCCGAGAAATCAGACGATAGCAGAAGCAGCGGCGATGGCGATGGCGATGGCTATGAAGTCGAAGAGGACGTTGGTGATTATGGTTTGGGTCGTTTTGCTTACGGTAAGAGCGAACCATTAGAGCTAAACGTGAGCCAAGACGATGATTCAATAATTCTAGCGTCTACTCTTGGATTAAACCGCATTAGAACAAGATCTTCTCCACTTCCGTCTCCTCTCAGGTGCTCTTCCTCTTCCAGGAACCCTTCCAATATTGGAGATGTAGGTAGTAAGAAAGGAAATGTCGCTAAGGAAAAGCTACGGGCAGGGGTTGAGGCCTGCACTTCTCAACTTCCTAACCTTAACCCCATTCATCAAG GGAAGAAGTCGCCATGGAATCAATCAAAATCACTAAGGGCTCCATCACCACTCAGTACGGAG TCACCACGTTTCCAGGCCGTACTGCGCGTTACCAGTGGGCGGAGGAAGAAAGCTCCTGACGTGAAAAGCTTCTCTCATGAGCTTAATTCTAAAGGAGTACGGCCTTTTCCTCTTAAGAAATCTCGTGTTTTAGGCCACATGGAG GAGGTTCTGCTTGCAACCAGGATGAAGTTTGACAGATTAAAGGAGGAAGTAAACTCTGATTTGGGTGTTTTTGCTGGGGATTTGGTGGACAAGCTTGAAAAAACATCAGATTCTCATCCTGAATGGAAAGAGAGTTTGGAGGATTTGCTGGTTGTAGCACAGCGTTGTGCAAAGATGCCGGCTTGTGAATTCTGGGTCAAATGTGAAGGCATTGTTCAGAATTTAGATGATAGACGGCAGGAGCTATCAATGGGAGTTCCCAAACAATTACATACCCGCCTGCTTTTTATTCTCACCAGGTGCACCCGGCTTGTGCAGTTCCATAAAGAGAGTGGTTACGAGGATGACCACATTCTGGGGCTTCATCAGCTCAGTGATCTAGGAGTTTATCCAGAACAGATGTTTGAATTTGCTCGGAAGGATACTAGTGATCAATTAGATGGAAAAGAAGTGAGTGAGAAACAGAGGAAGAAAGCACAAGGGAAAGAGAAAAGCAAGCAAGATCAAGTTGGTCAAAACTTAAGTACTGCAAATGTAATTGCAGAGGTTGAAACTGCCAAAAGTGTTGATTCAACTTCAAGCAGCTATAGGATGTCATCTTGGAAGAAACTCCCATCTGCAGCTGATAAAAATCGTAAAGGACAAGATACACCTGATTCAAATTCCAAAAATAGAGCAGAACAATCTCAAGCAAAAGATGAGACTCCTAGAATGGAACCTCTTCAAACTCCGTCAGGCTATCCTCAATCTTCTCGAACGCCAAAAACTTCTTGGCCACTCTGGGGTGATCATCAAAGTGTAACTTACGAAAATTCAATGATTTGCCGGATTTGTGAGGTTGAAATACCTGTTGTACATGTGGAAGAGCACTCTCGAATTTGTACCATAGCTGATAGATGTGACCTGAAAGGTTTAACCGTGAATGAGCGTATTGAAAGAGTTGCAGAAACCCTTGACAAAATTCTCGATTCATGGACACCAAAAAGCACACCCAAAAGTATAGACACTCCACGTGAAAGTTTTGAGGCTACAAGAGTTTATACATCAAGTATACATGAAGATACTGATGACTTTTCACCAAAGCATAGCAATCATTCACGTCAATGCTCTGATGATATGCTTGATTGTGTTCCTGATGTTGATAATGCATTTCTTATGGAGCACATGAATGCTCTGCATGATGTGTCATGTGAAACACATTTAAATTTAAGCACACTTGATCTATGCACAAAAGCTTCATCAGGAGGAAGCTTGACACCGCGATCACCATTGTTAACTCCACGAACTAGCCAGATTGAATTGTTATTGAGTGGACGGAGAAGAATAGCAGAGCTTGAGAATCACCAACAG ATACAAAAGTTGCTAGATATTGCTCGTTCTGTTGAAAATGCAAATGATTGTGATTACAATACATTGGAGTTTATGCTTGAACGCCTGGATGAACTAAAATATGCCATCCAAGATAGGAAGGCAGATGCCCTTGTTGTAGAAACTTTTGGAAGACGAATAGAAAAACTATTACA gGAAAAATATGTGCAACTTTGTGGACAGATAGAGGATGAAAAAGTTGACTCATCGAATCATGTGGCTGATGAAGATAGCTCAGTAGATGATGATACATTGCGTAGTCTACGTGCAAGTCCGATCAATCCATGTGCTAAGGATCGAACATCTATTGaagattttgaaataataaagCCAATCAGCAGAGGAGCATTTGGGCGAGTTTTCCTTGCTAGGAAAAGAGCAACTGGAGACTTATTTGCAATAAAG GTTTTGAAGAAGGCAGACATGATCCGGAAAAATGCAGTTGAAAGTATTTTGGCTGAGCGTAACATTCTAATATCTGTCCGCAATCCCTTTGTG GTCCGTTTTTTTTACTCCTTTACATGTAGAGAAAATCTTTACTTGGTTATGGAGTATCTAAATGGTGGAGATCTTTACTCTTTATTGCGAAATCTAGGATGCTTAGACGAAGATATGGGGCGTGTATACATTGCAGAAGTT GTTCTTGCATTGGAGTATTTGCATTCTTTAAATGTCATACATAGGGATCTGAAGCCAGACAACTTGTTGATTGGTCAAGATGGGCACATCAAG TTGACAGATTTTGGGCTCTCAAAGGTCGGTCTTATCAACAGTACAGATGACTTATCAGGTCCTTCATTTGGCAGTAGTGGATTAATGGAAGATGATGAACACAAAGAACAAATTTCACCAAAGAGAGAACGACGTCAAAAGCATTCGGTTGTTGGCACTCCCGACTATTTAGCCCCAGAGATACTTCTTGGAATGGGACATG GTGCAACTGCTGACTGGTGGTCTGTAGGTATCATTCTTTTTGAGCTACTAGTAGGGCTTCCTCCATTCAATGCTGAAACCCCACCA CTAATTTTTGACAACATAATGAATAGAAATATACCCTGGCCCAAGGTACCAGAGGAGATGTCGTATGAAGCATATGATCTGATTGACAA GCTGTTAACAGAAAATCCAGTTCAAAGGCTAGGAGCCACAGGAGCCAGCGAG GTGAAGCAACATGTTTTCTTCAAGGATATTAATTGGAGCACACTTGCAAGACAAAAG GCTATGTTCATACCATCAACTGAAGCACATGACACTAGTTACTTTATGAGCCGATATATATGGAATGCAGAAGATGAACAAGTTCATGGAAGTAGTGACTGCGATGACTTGACTGACACCTGCAGCAGTGGGTCACTCAGCAACGTGCAAGATGAAGAT GGGGACGAATGTGGCAGTTTGACGGATTTCAGTGCTCCTGCCCTTGCAGTGAAGTACTCATTTAGTAATTTCTCATATAAG AATTTATCTCAGTTGGCTTCCATCAATTATGATCTGGTTGTAAAGAACGCCAAGGAATCAGCAGAAGCCCCCAAACCCTCTGGGCCATGA